The following are encoded in a window of Lacinutrix sp. WUR7 genomic DNA:
- a CDS encoding MerR family transcriptional regulator has translation MSKYTMAQIVTLTGIKAHTLRKWETRYSFLDPERTDTNIRYYSDSQLKKLLNISVLTRNGYRISKIDKMSDVEIHEIIAESIIKGNYEDEISALVISMLDLDEEAFNEILRTQIVKKGLLATTTELIYPFLNRVGVLWGINKVLPAQEHFISNLIKKKMFASIDLLPYPHQGAPNILMFLTEEEHHEIGLLLAYYIAREMGWKVYYLGQNVPIENIKQVIEEVKPELMLSMFITPTEASVSSKIDAILKQGDVPLLVSGNPIGLEGVMENKRVQYLSHPDELIQILKNKKPK, from the coding sequence ATGAGTAAATACACAATGGCACAAATTGTGACTTTAACAGGAATAAAAGCGCATACCTTACGGAAATGGGAGACTAGATATAGTTTTTTAGATCCAGAGCGGACGGATACTAATATTAGGTATTATTCAGATAGTCAATTGAAAAAGTTATTGAATATCAGTGTGTTGACTAGAAATGGATATCGGATTTCTAAAATTGATAAAATGTCGGATGTGGAAATTCATGAAATCATTGCAGAGAGCATTATAAAAGGGAATTATGAAGATGAAATAAGTGCGCTAGTTATTAGTATGCTGGATTTGGATGAAGAAGCATTTAATGAAATATTGAGAACGCAAATTGTTAAAAAAGGACTTTTAGCTACCACTACAGAACTTATTTATCCATTTTTAAATCGGGTGGGAGTACTTTGGGGAATTAATAAAGTATTGCCAGCGCAAGAGCATTTTATTTCTAATTTAATTAAGAAAAAGATGTTTGCTTCTATAGATTTGCTTCCTTATCCTCACCAAGGGGCTCCTAATATACTGATGTTTTTAACAGAAGAGGAACACCATGAAATTGGACTTTTACTTGCGTATTATATAGCAAGAGAGATGGGCTGGAAAGTATATTATTTAGGTCAAAATGTACCTATTGAAAATATTAAGCAAGTTATTGAAGAAGTAAAACCAGAATTAATGTTGTCTATGTTTATAACACCAACGGAAGCATCTGTTTCCAGTAAAATAGATGCTATATTAAAACAAGGAGATGTTCCGCTTCTAGTTTCTGGAAATCCAATTGGTTTAGAGGGTGTTATGGAAAATAAAAGGGTGCAATACTTATCACATCCCGACGAACTAATCCAAATATTAAAAAATAAAAAACCCAAGTAA
- a CDS encoding GH3 auxin-responsive promoter family protein has translation MAIPIVNSIASWFLKKRFHQIELFLKYPNEVQTELLLDLIDTAKDTEIGKQYDFASIKNYRQFAERVPVSTYEDFQPSIERSRNGENNIFWPTPIKWFAKSSGTTNAKSKFIPVSTDSLEDCHYAASKDLLCMYLNNNEDSQLFTGKSLRLGGSKELYKENGTAFGDLSAILIDNMPFWAEFSSTPSNKVSLMSDWEHKMQAIVDETINENVTSLAGVPSWMLVLLNNVLETTGKNNLHEVWPNLEVYFHGGVSFTPYQEQYKNILPKSNFKYYEIYNASEGFFAIQDQNNSSELLLMLDYGIFYEFIPMDTYGSTSEKIIPLAEVEIGKNYAILITTNAGLWRYKIGDTVRFTSTKPYRIKVSGRTKHHINVFGEELIIENAEDALKTVCKKTRAEIIDYTAAPVFMQGREKGAHEWLIEFKTPPKDIHMFNELFDNALKSLNSDYEAKRYNNLTLNKPTVHVAREKLFYDWLKQNNKLGGQHKIPRLSNTRDYIEELLKLNV, from the coding sequence ATGGCAATTCCTATAGTCAATTCTATTGCTTCCTGGTTTTTAAAAAAACGATTTCATCAAATCGAATTGTTTTTAAAATACCCCAACGAAGTACAGACCGAATTACTATTAGATCTTATAGATACAGCAAAAGATACCGAAATTGGTAAGCAATACGATTTTGCTTCTATAAAAAATTACAGACAATTCGCAGAACGTGTTCCTGTTTCTACTTACGAAGACTTTCAACCAAGTATTGAGCGTTCTAGAAATGGAGAAAACAATATTTTTTGGCCAACACCAATTAAATGGTTTGCCAAGTCTAGCGGAACCACAAATGCAAAAAGTAAATTTATTCCGGTGAGCACCGACTCTTTAGAAGACTGTCACTATGCAGCAAGTAAAGATTTACTTTGTATGTATTTAAATAACAATGAAGACTCACAACTCTTTACAGGAAAAAGTTTACGTCTTGGTGGCAGCAAAGAACTTTATAAAGAAAACGGAACTGCTTTTGGTGATTTAAGCGCAATTTTGATTGATAACATGCCTTTCTGGGCAGAATTTAGTAGCACGCCAAGCAACAAAGTTTCGCTCATGAGTGATTGGGAACATAAAATGCAAGCCATTGTAGACGAAACCATTAACGAAAACGTAACCAGTCTTGCTGGTGTACCTTCTTGGATGTTAGTTTTATTAAACAATGTTTTAGAAACTACAGGCAAAAATAACTTACATGAAGTTTGGCCAAACCTAGAAGTTTATTTTCATGGTGGTGTAAGTTTCACACCTTACCAAGAGCAATACAAAAATATTTTACCTAAAAGCAATTTTAAGTATTATGAAATCTATAATGCTTCGGAAGGATTTTTTGCAATCCAAGATCAAAACAATTCTAGTGAGCTGCTATTAATGTTAGATTACGGTATTTTTTACGAATTCATTCCTATGGATACTTATGGAAGTACTAGTGAAAAAATCATTCCGCTTGCCGAAGTTGAAATTGGAAAAAACTACGCGATTCTTATTACTACTAATGCTGGATTATGGCGCTATAAAATTGGGGATACCGTTCGTTTTACTTCTACCAAACCATATAGAATAAAGGTTTCCGGACGAACAAAACATCATATTAATGTTTTTGGTGAAGAGCTAATTATTGAAAATGCCGAAGACGCATTAAAAACGGTTTGTAAAAAAACTAGGGCTGAAATTATAGATTATACAGCAGCTCCCGTTTTTATGCAAGGTAGAGAAAAAGGTGCGCATGAATGGCTAATAGAATTTAAAACACCTCCTAAAGACATTCACATGTTTAACGAATTGTTTGACAATGCTTTAAAATCTTTAAATTCGGATTATGAAGCGAAACGTTACAATAACTTAACACTCAACAAACCAACCGTTCACGTTGCTAGAGAAAAACTATTTTACGATTGGTTAAAGCAGAACAACAAACTTGGTGGGCAACACAAAATACCTAGACTTTCTAATACTAGAGATTATATAGAAGAGTTGCTAAAGTTGAATGTATAG